A window from Leishmania donovani BPK282A1 complete genome, chromosome 27 encodes these proteins:
- a CDS encoding heat shock protein DNAJ, putative encodes MVKETGYYNALGVSPDASEDEIKRAYRKLALKYHPDKNTEPGAQEKFKEVSVAYECLSDPEKRKRYDQFGKDAVEMQGGGVDPSDIFASFFGGGSRPRGEPKPKDIVHELPVPLEAFYCGKTIKLAITRDRLCTQCSGTGSKVAGVSATCKDCGGRGVRMMTRQLQPGFIQQIQTACPVCKGKGTNLREEDKCVSCRGQQIIKDKKVFEVMVEKGMHRGDSVTFSGEGDQIPGVKLSGDIIIILDQKPHQAFIRKGDHLFLEQTISLAEALTGFSLNITQLDGRELAISSTAGTIIDPANMYSVSREGMPVAHTGGMERGDLIIRFKVVFPKTLRQGCVPELRKMLGYPQQPPFKDGAEQYTLQESHIDLEKEARRNAYDDDGDQPRVQTAGCAQQ; translated from the coding sequence ATGGTGAAGGAGACCGGCTATTACAACGCCCTCGGCGTGAGCCCCGATGCGAGCGAGGATGAGATTAAGCGCGCCTATCGGAAGCTGGCACTCAAGTACCATCCAGACAAGAACACGGAACCCGGCGCGCAGGAGAAGTTTAAGGAGGTGTCTGTCGCATACGAGTGCCTGTCGGACCCCGAAAAGCGCAAGCGCTATGACCAGTTCGGCAAGGACGCGGTGGAGAtgcagggcggcggcgtcgacccAAGCGACATCTTCGCGAGCTTCTTCGGGGGTGGCAGCCGCCCGCGCGGCGAGCCGAAGCCGAAGGACATTGTGCACGAGCTGCCGGTTCCACTGGAGGCTTTCTACTGCGGCAAGACCATCAAGCTCGCCATCACCCGCGACCGCCTGTGCAcgcagtgcagcggcaccggctccAAGGTCGCTGGCGTGAGTGCCACATGCAAGgactgcggcggccgaggtGTGCGGATGATGACTCGCCAGCTGCAGCCCGGGTTTATTCAGCAGATACAAACTGCGTGCCCGGTGTGCAAGGGCAAGGGCACGAACCTGCGAGAGGAGGACAAGTGCGTCAGCTGCCGTGGCCAGCAGATCATCAAGGACAAGAAGGTGTTCGAGGTGATGGTGGAGAAGGGCATGCAccgcggcgacagcgtcaCCTTCAGCGGGGAGGGCGACCAGATTCCTGGCGTCAAGCTCTCCGGCgacatcatcatcatcctGGACCAGAAGCCGCACCAGGCCTTTATCCGAAAGGGCGACCATCTCTTCCTGGAGCAAACCATCTCCCTCGCCGAGGCGCTCACGGGTTTCTCGCTGAACATTACCCAGCTCGACGGCCGCGAGctcgccatctcctccaccgccggcaccatCATCGACCCCGCCAATATGTACAGCGTGAGCCGCGAGGGTATGCCGGTTGCCCACACCGGCGGCATGGAGCGCGGCGACCTCATCATTCGCTTCAAAGTCGTCTTTCCAAAGACGCTGAGGCAGGGGTGTGTGCCAGAGCTGCGCAAGATGCTGGGCTACCCGCAGCAACCCCCGTTCAAGGACGGCGCCGAGCAGTACACGTTGCAGGAGTCGCACATCGACCTCGAGAAGGAGGCACGCCGTAACGCCTatgacgacgatggcgaccAGCCGCGCGTGCAGACGGCCGGCTGCGCGCAGCAGTGA
- a CDS encoding vesicle-associated membrane protein (vamp), putative, with protein sequence MPISSSLVAFERVIIAEESVSPSLAPALQKMLGLLPRHDAKVSYQLEQDVFHFFIENDIVYACTTSGHYENRIVFGFLLHIKDAFKTSFAGRADRYPHHADLTPENCHGFSSTLASSRKTFNESPQEDKVCRIKEQLNATREVMLQNLDSIIERGDRIDTLCDRAELLRDEAQCFHSNARSLKHAVLMHKINIIIGVVIFLAILALIITFSVCGIDFKKC encoded by the coding sequence ATGCCTATAAGTAGCTCCCTGGTGGCCTTTGAGCGGGTCATCATCGCGGAGGAGAGCGTCTCGCCGTCTTtagcgccggcgctgcaaaAGATGCTGGGCCTGCTTCCTCGCCACGACGCGAAGGTGAGCTATCAGCTCGAGCAGGACGTGTTTCACTTCTTCATCGAGAACGACATTGTTTAcgcctgcaccacctcggGTCACTACGAGAACCGCATCGTCTTTGGTTTTCTCCTCCACATCAAGGATGCATTCAAGACATCCTTCGCCGGCAGAGCTGACCGCTATCCACACCACGCTGACCTGACTCCCGAAAACTGCCACGGCTTTTCTTCTACTCTAGCCTCCTCCCGCAAAACGTTTAACGAGAGCCCTCAAGAGGATAAGGTTTGCCGAATCAAGGAGCAGCTGAACGCAACGCGCGAGGTGATGCTCCAGAACCTGGATAGTATTATCGAACGTGGCGACCGCATCGACACTTTGTGCGACCGCGCCGAACTCCTGCGCGACGAGGCGCAATGCTTCCACTCTAACGCACGCTCTCTCAAGCATGCCGTTTTGATGCACAAAATTAATATCATCATCGGTGTCGTTATCTTTCTTGCCATTCTTGCCCTCATCATCACGTTTAGCGTCTGCGGCATTGACTTTAAGAAATGCTAG
- a CDS encoding sucrose hydrolase-like protein, whose amino-acid sequence MSHEQRIEEANNAVLAIRKSVDKEFYPHYHIAPYARSMSAPCGMIYFKGLYHVFYQHQPFAEESGPMHWGHSTSENMIHWRHHPIALAPGEDWDRDGCFCGSSVAYDDRLYVFYTGHHWLTDIADDSQIYQVQCLAISENGFNFEKRGIVVKPPAGFSHFRDPYVWFQDGRWWMVCGGRDSKDQGQLLLYSTDDLEDWDDSTFMVLSKSEDRNVYMWEHPCFFPLQRHQMLMFSPQGMQHEDYMFRNRYQTGLLMGLWRPNATFSVTSAFKKLDLGHDFYGAQTFLTRDGRRVFIGWLDMWDTNMPTKQHHWTGMLSLPRVLLVDEATGRIRTPPIKELESIRGNHQYLPRQTVRDNSQVRLLFDCTSYEVRVLFDMEKSTAEKYGLWLGRGLEIYVDEQSKRLVVNRHYPNYGISGYRSYALPAQALLLVHAYFDMSSVEVFVNEGEAVLSTRIYPARKDRTLSLFAANGTAHITRGDIWALNQSVMQ is encoded by the coding sequence ATGTCGCACGAACAGCGGATTGAAGAGGCGAACAACGCCGTGCTGGCGATCCGCAAAAGTGTCGACAAGGAGTTTTACCCGCACTATCACATTGCCCCTTATGCCCGCTCCATGAGTGCGCCATGTGGCATGATCTACTTTAAGGGTCTCTATCACGTCTTTTATCAGCATCAACCATTTGCCGAAGAGTCGGGCCCGATGCACTGGGGTCATTCCACGAGCGAGAATATGATTCACTGGCGGCACCACCCCATCGCGCTCGCACCCGGAGAGGACTGGGACCGCGATGGCTGCTTCTGTGGCAGCTCGGTCGCGTACGATGATCGACTCTATGTATTTTACACTGGCCACCATTGGCTCACTGATATTGCTGATGATAGCCAAATATATCAGGTTCAATGCCTGGCTATCAGCGAAAACGGGTTTAACTTTGAGAAGCGAGGCATCGTAGTAAAGCCGCCAGCCGGCTTCTCCCATTTCCGGGACCCGTACGTGTGGTTTCAGGATGGGCGGTGGTGGATGGTGTGCGGCGGTCGCGACTCCAAGGACCAGGGCCAACTTCTCCTGTACAGCACCGATGACCTGGAGGATTGGGATGACAGCACATTCATGGTTCTATCCAAGTCGGAGGACCGTAATGTGTACATGTGGGAGCACCCTTGCTTTTTCCCTCTGCAGCGTCACCAGATGCTCATGTTCTCGCCGCAAGGTATGCAACATGAAGATTACATGTTCCGCAACCGGTACCAAACAGGGCTTCTGATGGGTCTGTGGAGACCGAACGCGACCTTTAGCGTCACCTCCGCGTTCAAGAAGCTGGACCTCGGCCACGACTTTTACGGCGCTCAGACCTTCCTAACGCGCGACGGCCGGCGTGTGTTCATTGGCTGGCTGGACATGTGGGACACGAACATGCCCACAAAGCAGCACCATTGGACCGGCATgctctctctgcctcgcgTCCTCCTTGTCGACGAAGCTACTGGCAGAATTCGTACACCCCCCATCAAGGAGCTGGAGAGTATACGTGGCAACCACCAATACCTACCGCGGCAGACTGTGCGCGACAATTCGCAGGTTCGGTTACTATTCGACTGCACGTCTTACGAGGTACGCGTGCTGTTTGACATGGAAAAAAGCACGGCGGAAAAGTACGGCCTGTGGCTCGGTAGAGGCCTAGAGATCTACGTCGATGAGCAAAGCAAGCGTCTCGTGGTAAACCGCCACTACCCCAACTACGGCATTAGCGGATACCGCAGCtacgcgctgccggcgcaggcTCTTCTGCTAGTGCACGCGTACTTTGACATGTCTAGCGTAGAAGTCTTTGTGAACGAAGGCGAGGCCGTGCTGAGTACCCGCATTTATCCGGCGCGCAAGGATCGgacgctttctctctttgcaGCCAATGGTACCGCCCACATCACGCGAGGTGATATTTGGGCGCTGAACCAGTCAGTTATGCAGTAG
- a CDS encoding TPR-repeat protein, putative — MDRSVAEAIRQQSDDLRDELKELEQWEDAMQAREMAKTQRKVPWPTSAAAAEPPIRGTVPSLKEAIRQQQQQARAAGASGDAAAEAMADPIQRAKDKGNALFQSGHLQEAVAAYTVGIDLDPASATTHVLYANRAMCYLKLGQWTAAEKDATTCVHMNTGYAKAYYRRAVARKQLGKLREARADLEAVLALAPKDVSAQQEMESVTKALQAKRAAASQATTTTAATTKKKRIVIEEVDSEGDEAAAEAPAMSASQLPTEEDLHQACIEEDMRRLAAARKANEEQVRQESQREAAAQAKRQRRHERVEIIEEEEHSPTEEKKTAPSPATSAPAVEQTPPLPTSSPPASSSSSSTSAATRPRARPPIAKESLTTPKSFSEFERRFRELVQQPELRDHYVRLLDPTTMAKLFGSNMSPEMLLGILQAIKTFNATTALQYAKGLCQVSRVEDVALFFDAQEKAVVQDVLDLLRSAPGTPAKDIQQIERKLKPL, encoded by the coding sequence ATGGACCGAAGCGTGGCGGAGGCCATCCGGCAGCAGTCCGACGATCTGCGGGATGAGCtcaaggagctggagcagtGGGAAGACGCCATGCAGGCGCGGGAGATGGCCAAGACACAGCGCAAGGTGCCTTGGCCAaccagcgcagccgcagccgagCCACCCATTCGAGGAACGGTGCCGTCTCTGAAGGAGGCGatacggcagcagcagcaacaggcgCGGGCAGCTGGCGCCAgtggcgatgccgctgctgaagctaTGGCAGACCCGATTCAGCGAGCCAAAGACAAGGGCAACGCACTTTTCCAGAGCGGCCATTtgcaggaggcggtggcggcctaCACCGTCGGCATCGACCTCGACCCAGCCAGCGCTACGACACACGTCCTGTACGCGAACCGGGCCATGTGCTACCTCAAGCTGGGCCAGTGGACGGCTGCAGAGAAGGATGCGACGACGTGCGTGCACATGAACACCGGGTATGCCAAGGCGTACTACCGACGCGCCGTGGCGCGCAAGCAGCTCGgcaagctgcgcgaggctCGCGCAGATCTTGAGGCGGTGCTCGCCCTCGCTCCCAAGGACGTCAGCGCTCAGCAGGAGATGGAAAGCGTgacgaaggcgctgcaggcgaagcgagccgcggcgtcgcaggccaccaccaccaccgctgctacTACTAAGAAGAAGCGAATCGTTATCGAGGAGGTCGACAGCGAAGGCGATgaagcggcggccgaggcaCCAGCGATGTCGGCCTCCCAGTTGCCAACGGAGGAGGACCTGCATCAGGCCTGCATCGAGGAGGACATGCGCaggctggcggcggcgcgaaaGGCGAACGAGGAGCAGGTGCGACAGGAGTCACAGCGcgaggccgctgcgcaggccaagcggcagcgtcgccatgAGCGCGTGGAGATTattgaggaggaggagcactCCCCCacagaggaaaagaagacggCACCCTCGCCTGCCACATCTGCCCCCGCGGTGGAgcagacgccaccgctgccgacgtcatctcctccagcctcctcgtcgtcctcatCCACATCCGCCGCCACacgcccacgcgcacgccctcCCATCGCCAAGGAGAGCCTCACCACACCCAAGTCCTTTAGTGAATTCGAGCGGCGCTTTCGCGAGCTGGTCCAGCAGCCGGAACTGCGCGACCATTACGTGCGGCTGCTCGACCCCACCACCATGGCGAAGCTCTTTGGCAGCAATATGTCGCCCGAGATGCTTCTCGGCATCCTGCAAGCCATCAAGACCTTCAACGCCACGACTGCCCTGCAGTACGCCAAAGGGCTGTGCCAGGTGAGTCGCGTAGAGGACGTGGCTCTCTTTTTCGATGCACAAGAGAAAGCAGTCGTGCAAGATGTGCTGGACCTCCTACGCTCAGCCCCTGGCACTCCAGCCAAGGATATCCAACAGATCGAACGCAAACTGAAGCCCTTGtag
- a CDS encoding aldo-keto reductase-like protein, giving the protein MSANVLAYRPLAGPVIAITHRIAMRDSHTIPQLGFGTYRLPASKATDAVAFALSCGYRHVDCAKAYGNEAAVGAALAQALRTRCTRREDLFVTSKLWPTDQHPDHVEAACRATLAALQLDYLDLYLIHWPVCMRHTPHWTSDEDRYPRHRDGTPAIDTSVTLLDTWTAMNRLVDCGLVKSIGLANCTTAHVNDLVKAVAEAKLAHLPVLNQVEHHPGIVDGDLIGCLGSHDMLMAAYCPLGMPTRDTPPGFQSLLDDPVLRSLSAFSGFSPARLLLNWNVDRHNVVIVKSANQEHIKSNAKAARFALDDRTRLVLNNYHLLVRNFRVMNPTHFSADGATPFFAAEDARLQREIDAYRSTRTGTTTTPPSPRS; this is encoded by the coding sequence ATGTCTGCCAACGTGCTGGCGTATCGTCCACTGGCTGGGCCGGTGATCGCCATCACGCACCGCATTGCCATGCGTGACAGCCACACAATACCACAGCTCGGTTTTGGCACGTATCGCCTGCCCGCCTCGAAGGCCACTGATGCCGTCGCTTTTGCACTCTCCTGCGGCTACCGTCACGTGGACTGCGCCAAGGCGTACGGCAACGAGGCTGCCGTCGGGGCGGCGCTCgcacaggcgctgcgcacccgGTGCACCCGCCGCGAGGACCTTTTCGTTACGTCGAAGCTGTGGCCGACGGACCAGCACCCCGACCACGTCGAggccgcctgccgcgccacccTCGCAGCATTGCAGCTCGACTACCTCGACCTGTACCTTATCCACTGGCCTGTGTGCATGCGGCACACGCCGCATTGGACCTCAGACGAGGACCGCTAcccccgccaccgcgacggcACCCCCGCCATCGACACCTCGGTGACGTTGCTCGACACGTGGACGGCCATGAACAGGCTGGTGGACTGTGGACTGGTGAAGTCGATTGGGCTGGCCAACTGCACCACCGCCCATGTGAACGACCTCGTGAAGGCGGTCGCAGAGGCGAAACTAGCCCACCTGCCCGTACTCAACCAAGTCGAGCACCACCCCGGTATCGTGGACGGCGATCTGATAGGCTGCCTCGGCTCCCACGACATGCTGATGGCGGCCTACTGCCCACTCGGCATGCCGACCCGTGACACCCCGCCGGGCTTCCAGTCCCTCCTGGACGACCCCGTACTGCGGTCGCTGAGCGCGTTCAGCGGCTTCAGCCCGGCGCGACTTTTGCTGAACTGGAACGTCGACCGCCACAACGTCGTGATCGTGAAGTCCGCCAACCAGGAGCACATCAAGTCTAACGCCAAGGCAGCACGCTTCGCGCTAGACGACCGGACGCGGCTGGTGCTGAACAACTACCACCTCCTCGTGCGCAACTTCCGCGTCATGAATCCGACGCACTTTAGCGCTGACGGCGCGACGCCGTTTTTCGCAGCTGAGGATGCGCGCTTGCAACGCGAAATCGACGCCTACAGGTCGACAAGGACGGGAACGACGACaacgccgccatcgccgcgtTCTTGA